CAGCTCAAACGGTAAGGGGCGACTTGAGTGCTGTTAGGGCTGAGATACAGAGTCAGCTTGATGCCGATTATAATCACGGCAGACAGCTTTTGACTGAATTCTCGCGTACAGTGCAGGGGTTCCAGGCAGCAGACATGCTGAACTTCACTGCATTTGGGAATGCATTTGTAACCAGGAATGAAGAGCTTGCATGGGCGATTGACTCAGCAGGTAAAAAGATAGCCACAGGAACGGCTGGTAGCGATACCATATCAGGGGGCAGTCGTGCCGAGGCATTTGCCGGGGGGGAGGGCAACGATACGCTACGAGGCAGTGAGGGCGATGATGCGCTGTATGGAGGCAATGGAGACGACACGCTCGACGGTGGAATCGGAGCAGATGTGCTGCACGGGGGGAAGGGCAATGACCTGCTCAACGGTGGAGTAAACAATGACACCTACCGGTTTTGGTTGGGCGGCGGGGTGGACACCATCAATGACTATGACAATACAGTTGGCAACTCGGACACCGTGGAGTTCGGAGAAGGAATAATGAGTGCCGATGTAGAGCTGCTAAAGGAGGGCTCTGACCTGAGGATCAACATTCGGGGGACAACGGACTCGTTGATCATACAGAGCTGGTTCTCCGGGAACTCATACAAGATAGAGCAGTTCAAGTTTGCCGACGGCACCGTCTTGACAGTAACTGATCTTAACGCCATCGGCTACAAGGTATACGGCACCGCACTGAACGATATCCCTCTGCAGGGATCGAACGGAAGAGATGAAATGTACGGCTATGACGGTAATGATACGCTACGAGGCAATGAGGGCGATGATGTGCTGTATGGAGGCAATGGAGACGACACGCTTGACGGCGGATACGGCAATGATGTGCTGGATGGGGGAGCGGGCAATGACTCGCTGCAGAGCGGCTATGGCAATGATACCTACCGGTTCGCTCTGGGCAGCGGGACAGATACGATCAGCGATTATGATACAACCGTAGGCAATGCGGATACAGTAGAGTTCAGGCAGGGGATCACCCGGAGTGACCTTGAGATGATAAAAGAGGGCAACGATCTCCGGATAGCGGTCAAGGGGAGCATGGATACCCTGATCCTTCAGAACTGGTTCCTGGGGCCTGCGTATCGAGTTGAGGAGTTCAGGTTTGCCGATGGGACGGTGGTCAGCGCCGGAGATCTGGGTATAAGTATTCCGTTTGTAATCAGAGGGACGGCAGGCAATGACAATATGAGCGGAACGATCTGGCGGGACGAGCTTTATGGAAAGGAGGGCAATGATGTGTTGTGGGCCCTTAGCGGCGACGATGTGCTGGATGGGGGAGCGGGCAACGACCTGCTCTATGGCGATAAAGGCAATGATACATACCGATTTGGTCTGGGCGGCGGGGTGGATACCATCAACGACTATGATAATACGATGGGCAACTCGGATACCGTGGAGTTTGGAGAGGGTGTAAGCAGCGCAGATGTGGAGTTTGCGAAAGAAGGGATGGACCTTCGGATCACCATCAAGGGGACGGCAGATGCACTGAAAGTCGCCAACTGGTTCAGTAACGACGGCCGCAGTTACTATATAGAGAGATTTGTTTTTCATGATGGCACCGCGATCAGTGCCGGAGACCTGGGGACGAGTATCCCGTTTATGATCAGGGGGACAACGACCGCTGATACCTTAGTAGGCACTAATCTGAGGGATGAGCTCTATGGCGGAGAGGGAAACGATACGTTAAAAGGGGGAGGCGGAGCAGATGTGCTTGATGGCGGAATAGGTAATGATTCCCTTCTGGGCGGTGCCGGCAACGATATATACCGGTTCAAT
The Nitrospirota bacterium genome window above contains:
- a CDS encoding calcium-binding protein, which produces AQTVRGDLSAVRAEIQSQLDADYNHGRQLLTEFSRTVQGFQAADMLNFTAFGNAFVTRNEELAWAIDSAGKKIATGTAGSDTISGGSRAEAFAGGEGNDTLRGSEGDDALYGGNGDDTLDGGIGADVLHGGKGNDLLNGGVNNDTYRFWLGGGVDTINDYDNTVGNSDTVEFGEGIMSADVELLKEGSDLRINIRGTTDSLIIQSWFSGNSYKIEQFKFADGTVLTVTDLNAIGYKVYGTALNDIPLQGSNGRDEMYGYDGNDTLRGNEGDDVLYGGNGDDTLDGGYGNDVLDGGAGNDSLQSGYGNDTYRFALGSGTDTISDYDTTVGNADTVEFRQGITRSDLEMIKEGNDLRIAVKGSMDTLILQNWFLGPAYRVEEFRFADGTVVSAGDLGISIPFVIRGTAGNDNMSGTIWRDELYGKEGNDVLWALSGDDVLDGGAGNDLLYGDKGNDTYRFGLGGGVDTINDYDNTMGNSDTVEFGEGVSSADVEFAKEGMDLRITIKGTADALKVANWFSNDGRSYYIERFVFHDGTAISAGDLGTSIPFMIRGTTTADTLVGTNLRDELYGGEGNDTLKGGGGADVLDGGIGNDSLLGGAGNDIYRFNLGYGMDTISEYDTAAGNIDTVEFGSGIVQSDLELFKEGDSLRINIKGTTDSLVIQYWFVSDGYKVEQFKFADGSVLTPAGLDAIGYKVYGTAGNDTSLQGSNANDEMLGYAGNDYIYGNQGNDVLDGGAGVDYLNGGQGNDILNGGADNDTLYGESGSDILDGGTGNDYLSGSLGNDTYKFALGSGIDTIYDYDTTVGNTDTVAISANPLDLIFARNGSNLDITINSTTDRITVQNWYSTTGYQTEVFHTADGDNLLNTQVDQLIQAMATFCTNNGISSWSQAIQDRPQDVQQVLAQYWTPQMP